A window of Juglans regia cultivar Chandler chromosome 7, Walnut 2.0, whole genome shotgun sequence contains these coding sequences:
- the LOC109004167 gene encoding rRNA-processing protein FCF1 homolog, whose translation MGKAKKGPKFAVMKKLITQKAIKNYKQQVLDPKKKDGSEKKLPRNVPKVSSALFFNYNTSLGPPYRVLIDTNFINFSIQNKLDLEKGMMDCLYAKCTPCITDCVMAELEKLGQKYRVALRIAKDPRFQRLICTHKGTYADDCIVERVTEHKCYIVATCDRDLKRRIRKIPGVPIMYITKHRYSIERLPEATIGGAPRY comes from the exons ATGGGGAAAGCAAAGAAAGGTCCTAAATTTGCAGTCATGAAAAAGCTCATAACCCAGAAAGCCATTAAAAA TTACAAACAACAGGTTCTggacccaaaaaagaaagatggcAGCGAGAAAAAGCTCCCAAGAAATGT GCCAAAGGTGTCGTCGGCGCTTTTCTTCAATTACAACACCTCGTTAGGACCGCCGTATCGGGTTCTGATAGATACCAACTTCATCAACTTCTCTATCCAGAATAAA TTGGACCTGGAGAAGGGGATGATGGACTGCTTATATGCAAAAT GCACTCCTTGCATCACGGATTGTGTGATGGCAGAACTGGAGAAGCTTGGTCAAAAATATCGAGTTGCTTTGAG GATTGCTAAGGATCCTCGTTTTCAAAGACTAATTTGTACTCACAAAGGGACCTATGCTGATGACTGTATTGTTGAGAGAGTTACTGAG CATAAATGCTACATTGTTGCTACTTGTGATCGAGATTTGAAGCGAAGGATCCGAAAG ATTCCTGGTGTACCAATCATGTACATCACAAAGCACAGGTACTCAATAGAGCGGTTGCCTGAAGCAACAATTGGTGGAG CTCCAAGATATTGA